From the genome of Spodoptera frugiperda isolate SF20-4 chromosome 23, AGI-APGP_CSIRO_Sfru_2.0, whole genome shotgun sequence, one region includes:
- the LOC118267102 gene encoding uncharacterized protein LOC118267102, whose product MANFRDRFHNLRDRLKQNSCVNLVWLINFLPRLAGFPLLSQKFKFLFWIVHISLLFYVYLLGTAVYQSYFAEDFVDSINSFFNISVFILIGNDSWWLISKRNDLNDLLKMVRKNDDLIIESGRFLDVHQKLLRSIKIIVIMCYVFHFVNDVMIFIPSRTIGMDDFSTVSCVGMEPLSSSPNRQACMAVLALQELTAIVAVCSYDVALLFLFSHTTAVFRILYQDMTDFANISKSHETYHVIEDRLKNIVFRHVLALHTVRKLEDIYSVAIGIGFGLDAISMCLFFVLPLDVCLNFAPLIYHSLFIFFLYCFQGQRLTTASEKFEMAVYCCGWENLRVKERRQVLLMLKQAQKPVIVYAARVIPIRIHTFASTMQSIYKFVTIFKV is encoded by the exons ATGGCTAACTTTCGTGATCGGTTCCATAATTTAAGAGatcgtttaaaacaaaattcatgcGTGAATTTGGTTTGGCTTATTAACTTTTTGCCGAGACTTGCTGGTTTTCCTTTGTTGAGTCAAAAGTTTAAAT TTTTGTTCTGGATAGTCCACATAAGCCTTTTGTTCTACGTATATCTCTTGGGCACAGCAGTGTACCAGTCGTACTTTGCCGAGGACTTTGTAGACTCAATTAACAGCTTCTTCAATATTTCGGTATTTATCCTTATCGGTAATGACAGCTGGTGGTTGATCAGTAAAAG AAATGATTTAAACGACCTTTTGAAAATGGTGAGGAAGAATGATGACCTGATTATTGAGTCGGGAAGGTTTCTGGATGTGCACCAGAAGCTACTGAGGAGCATTAAAATCATTGTGATCATGTGTTACGTGTTCCATTTTGTGAATGATGTTATGATTTTCATACCCAGTAGGACGATTGGGATGGATGATTTTTCTACGGTGTCTTGTGTTG GTATGGAGCCATTGAGCAGCAGCCCAAACCGCCAAGCTTGCATGGCAGTACTCGCACTTCAAGAGCTAACAGCCATAGTTGCAGTTTGCAGTTACGACGTGGCTCTACTGTTTTTGTTCTCCCACACCACCGCAGTATTTCGAATCCTTTACCAAGACATGACAGACTTTGCCAACATTTCAAAATCTCATGAAACGTACCACGTCATAGAAGATCGTCTGAAGAACATTGTGTTTCGACACGTCCTAGCTTTGCATACAGTTAGGAAATTGGAAGACATATACAGCGTAGCTATAGGCATTGGCTTCGGTTTGGACGCTATTTCTATGTGTTTGTTCTTCGTGTTACCTCTAGACGTCTGTCTCAACTTCGCTCCGCTGATTTACCACAgtcttttcatatttttcttgtattgtTTTCAAGGCCAGAGACTTACAACAGCGTCGGAAAAGTTTGAAATGGCAGTGTACTGTTGCGGTTGGGAGAATTTGCGTGTGAAAGAACGTAGACAAGTGCTTTTGATGTTGAAACAGGCTCAGAAACCGGTCATAGTGTACGCTGCTAGAGTGATTCCGATACGTATCCACACTTTCGCGAGCACTATGCAGTCTATTTACAAGTTTGTCACTATATTTAAAGTGTAA